GCGCCAACAGCCAGGCCAAGGGCACGCCGACCAATACGCAGGCCAGGCAAGTCGCCGCGGCCTGGCCCAGCGACCACCACAGCCGGCCGCGCAGATAAGGATCGCTCAGCAAATCCAGGTGGAACTGCATGCCGCCCTCGGCCAGCAGCCGGCACAAGGGCGCAATCGCCAACAGCAGTAGAAATGACAAAGGCAGGCCGGCGAGCGCCAGCCTGGATGCGGCAAACTGCTTCAAACACATACTCCAGACAACGGCCAATCGGCCGTCAACACATCCTCGCAACCGTCTTCGTCGCGCACCTGGCCCACTTTGGAGAAACCCAGCTGCGCCGCCAGCGCCTGCGAGGGCAGATTGCCCGGCTCGATGGACAACACCAGCCGCTTGACGCCGCCCTGCGCCGCCGCCCAGCCCGCCATCGCCAATAGCGCCTCGCGGGCATAGCCCCGGCGGCGGAAAGCGGGATAAACGGCGTAGCCCAGCTCGACATCGCCATAGCCGTTGAGATAAGGATGGCCGGGCCGCGTGTGGAAATTGATATGCCCGACCATGGCCAGATCGTCGCGACGCAGCATGGCGCGCACCGACCATGGCGCGTAAGCCGGATCGTCCGCCATGTCCTGCAGCCGCATCGCCATCAGTTCCCGCTCCCGCAGCCAATCGGCATCCGGCGGAAAACCCAGGGTTCGCGCCGCCGCGCCGGCATCGCCGCGCAAACAGGCTTGCAAGCCGGCGGCGTCCAGATGGCGCAGCATCAGCCTAGGGGAAACAATATCGTCAATCATCGCGGCGCTCTTTAGATAAACATGCTTCGATCATGACAGAAATCGACCGAAGCATGCCATCGCGGCATCAGTTGCCCGACTTCAGCACCACTCGCGTCCAGCGGCTGACCCAGCCGCGCTGCTTGGCGGCCAGGACGGCGCTGTCAGGCGTGTCGTGCGCCGCCGGCTGTTCGGCATGCTTGTACACCGGGTCCAGCGCGATATTGTCCAGCGCCGGGTACATCCACATCCGGGTGGGGATGTCCTTTTGCACCGCGTCCGAGCGCAGGAAGGCGATGAACTGCTGCGCCACCTTGGCCTCCTTGCCGCCCTTGACCAGTGCCGCGCCTTCCACCTGGCGGAACACGCCGCCTTGCAGGAACAGATTGCCGGTCGGCGCGTCGGCCAGCTTTTCCTTGCTGTAGAACACTTCCGCCGCCGGGCTGGTGGCATAGCTCAGCACGATGGGACGGCTGCCGCCATTCTTGGAGAAGTCGGTGTAATAGGCTTCGGTCCAGCCCTTGCTCACTTTCAGGCCGTTGTCGCGCAGCTTGCCCCACAGCGCGAAAGCCTTGTCTTCGCCGAAAGCGTGGATAGTGGAAGCCAGGAAAGCCAGGCCCGGGCTGGAGGTGGCCGGATTTTCCACCACCAGCAGATTCTTGTAGGCCGGCTGCGTCAAGTCGCTCAAGGTTTTGGGCAGCGGCAGCTTGTTCTTGGCGAACCAGGCCTTGTCGTAGTTCAAGGCCACATAGCCATAGTCGATGGCGGCCGCGCCGGGCAGGCTCACCTTGCCGCGCTTGGCCAGTTCCGCCGGCAAAGGCGCCAGCGCGCCGGCCTGCTCGGCCTTGCCGATCAGACTGTTGTCGATGCCGAACACCACGTCGGCGATGGGATTGGACTTGGTCAGAATCAGCTTGTTGACCATCTCGCCGGCGTCGCCGGCCTTGATGATGGATACCTTGGCGCCGGTCTGCTTTTCGAAAGCGGCCAACTGCTGCTTATCAAGGCTGAAGGAGCTATGCGCCAATACGCGCAGTTCGGCGGCCTGGGCGGACAAGCCCGCCAGGCTCAGGGCGAGGACAACAAGCTTGGATTGCAACTTCATGGAATTCTCCGTGCGAAAACGACGGAGCAAGCGGGCCAGGCGGGACGCATTCCCGCGCATCACGCTCCCTCCGCTGGCATGACCCAGATCAGGTTCTCAGGGTGTCTCTCAGCCCGCATGGCGGGCACCCCCGGCGACAGTCCGCCAGTATAGCCGACCTGATGTCTTTCCGGCACCCATCTCAGGCAGCGTGAACAGCGTAGCCACTCGTTCAGCTCCAAAATTTCCTGGACCCAGCACTTGAAGATGTCTGGCGCCGGCTCAAGATAAATGCTGAAAGCATTAATTCGCAGCCAGGCTTCATGCCTTCCACTTATCGAATGGATAAAACGCATGCCGACACCTGCCCCAAACGCCATATCCGTGAAAATGCGATGATCGAATGACTGAGAAATTCATTTCCGCGATTCAACGAATCCGCTTCTCCTTTATGCAGCTCCGCTGGAGAAAGGCGCTGATCGGCTTGGCAACTGCCATGCTCTTTCTGATGCTATTGTCCCCGGAGCTTGCTTTCTTTAGTTTTTTACTGGATGCAGTCGTGATCGACGCCATCCTGATCTTCGCCGGGTTTCAGCTGGCTCACTATTGGGCATATGTCAAATATGTCTTCGGTCAAATATCCCAAACCCTCCGCGCCACAATCAAAGAAAAGCAATAGCACGAGCAAAGCCAACCCCCTTGATGACATTCAAATCCCAGTCGACTCGCGGCCAAAAGCCTTTGCCTTGATGCCATAAACATTCCCTCACAGTTTCCGCCCCGCCTTCACATCCAACTAAAAATAGGCCGCTAAGCTGACATGGCTACGCTTGGACCCGGACTCTCCGCCATGCTCAAAAAAATATTCCTCGCTTCCGTGCTGTGCGCGCTGCCGCTGGCGGCGCTGGCCGACATCGGCGTCGACGGCGCGCGCCATCTGCTGCTCCGCACCGGTTTCGGCGCCAATCCGGCGCAGATCGCCGCCTTAGCGCCGCTTAGCCGCGAGGCGGCGGTGGACAAGATTCTGGCCGGCGTCCGCACCCAGGCCGTCACGCCGCCGCCCGGCTGGGCCAATGACCCCTTTGAACGCCCCGGCCAGCCCGGCCTGAGCGAAGATCAGAAAAAAGCGCTGCAGCAGGAACGCAACCAGCACGCAGTAGAGCTGCGCAGCTGGTGGCTGACCGAGATGCGCGACACCCCTTCCCCGCTGACCGAGAAAATGACCCTGTTCTGGCACAACCATTTCGTGTCGGCGCTGGACAAGGTGAGATCGCCGCAAATGATGTATCAGCAGAATTTGCTGCTGCGCCATTACGCGCTGGGCAACTTTGGCCAGCTGTTGCACGCGGTGGCGCGGGATCCGGCGATGATGCGCTATCTCGACACCGCCAATAACCGCAAGGAACAGCCGAACGAGAACTTCGCCCGCGAAGTGATGGAGCTGTTCACGCTGGGCGAAGGCCATTACAGCGAGCAGGACATCCGCGAGGCGGCGCGCGCCTTCACCGGCTGGGGCCTGGATCATGACGACCAATTCATCGTCCGCCCGCGGCTGCGCGACAGCGGCGAAAAAGTGATTTTCGGCCAACGCGGCAATTTCGATGGCGACGACGTGATCGAACTGTTGCTGCAGCAGCCGCAAACATCGGTGTTCATCACCAATAAACTGTGGCGCAACTTCGTGTCGCCGACGCCGGACCCGGCCGCGGCGGCCAAGCTGGCCAATGACTTCCGCCATAACCACTACCAGCTCAAGCCGCTGATGCGCGCGCTGCTGCTCAGCCCGCAGTTCTGGCGCAGCCAGGGCCAATTGGTGAAGTCGCCGGTGGAGCTGACCATAGGCACGCTGGTGACCTTCGACCTGACGCCGCCGGATTGGCGCGTCATCGCCGGCCTGAACCGCCAACTGGGCCAGGACGTGTTCGCCCCGCCCAATGTCAAAGGCTGGCCCGGCGGCGAGGCCTGGATCAACAGCGCCACCCTGCTCACCCGCAAGCAGTTTCTGGATCGCATCGCGCATGATGCCGCGCCGGCGCGCGATGCCTTCGCCCAAGCGGACGGCAGCATGAACGAAATGGCCGGCCGCGAGGCGCGCATCAACCGCTTTGTTGCCAAAGGCGTGGCGTCGATGAAGCTGCAACCGGATGAGTGGGCGGCGATTTACGACGCCCGCCGCGCCGGCGACGCCGCCCGGCTGCTGCTGGCCGTGCCGCCGGCCAACCCGCTGCCGCCGGATGCCAGCGGCGCCAAAGCCATCGCCCAGTTGCTGCTGGACCCGGCCTATCAGGTGGAATGAGGAGCCTGCCATGTTCAAACGACGCGAATTCCTGAAGGCCGCCGGCGCGGGATTGATGATGTCCATACTGCCCAATCTGTCCTGGGCGCTGGCGCCGGCCGGTTACAAGCGGCTATTGGTGCTGGTGGAGCTGAAGGGCGGCAATGACGGCCTCAACACCGTGGTGCCTTACGCCAGCGCCGACTACTACCGGCTTCGCCCCGGCATCGCCATCGCCCGCGAGCAGGTTTTGCAGATCAACGGCGAAATCGGCCTGCATCCCTCGCTCGCCCCGCTGATGCCGCTGTGGCAAGACAAACAGCTGGCGCTGCTGCAGGGCGTGGGCTATCCCGACCCCAATCTGTCGCACTTCCGCTCCATCGAAATCTGGGACACCGCCTCGGCCAGCCAGCAATTTTTGACCGAAGGCTGGCTGACGCGGCTGTTCCGCGAGCAGCCCACGCCCAAGAACTTCGCCGCCGACGGCGTGGTGCTGTCCAGCCAGGTGCTGGGCCCGCTGGACGGCGGCGCCCGCGCCGTGGTGCTGTCCAATCCGCAGGACTTCGCCCGCCAGGCCAAACTGGTGGCCGACCAACAGCCCGGCCACGCAGGCTCGGCGCTGGAGCATATCCTGAAAGTGGAAGGCGACATCCGCCAGGCCGCCGCCAGCCTGGCGCCCTTGCCGCGCACCGCGCCCAGCGAAGCGCCGACAGCGGGGCCCAAGCCCAATGGCGGCTTCGGCAATGCGGTGCGCACCTTGACCGACACCCTGGCCCGCGGCGTGGACATCGCGGTGGCCCGCATCACCCTCACCGGCTTCGATACCCACGGCAACCAGCAACCGGTGCAGGCGCGGCTGCTGGCGGAATTGGCGGATGGCTTGGCGCAGCTGAGGAGCGAGATGACACGGCTGGGCCGCTGGGACGATACCTTGGTGCTGAGTTATGCCGAATTCGGCCGCCGCCCGCGGGAGAACGGCAACCGCGGCACCGATCACGGCACCGCCAATGTCCATTTCGCGCTGGGCGGCCGCGTCAACGGCGGACTCTTTGGCCAAACGCCGCAATTGGCCGGCGTCAGCGAGGGCAATCTGCAACATGCGATCGATTTTCGCCAGCTTTACGCCACGGCGATGGAGAGCTGGTGGGGCAAGGACAGCCGCAATGTGCTGGGCGGACGCTTCGCCGCCTTGCCTCTGCTGCGCGGCTGAAGCTCAGGGATCGGGATAAGCCATGGAGAAATGGCTGCGGTAGAGCTTGTCCACCGTGCCATCCCGCTTCATCCGCAGCAATTGCGCGGAAAAAGCCCCGCACAGCGCTGGCGACACGCTGCTCTTGCTGAAAACATAAAAAGCGCCTCCCACCCGCCATACCGGCGGCAGCGCCACGATCGCCGGTTGCTGCGGCAAGCGGGCCAACTCATTCGGCACGGTATCCATGGTAGCCAGCAACAGGTCTACCCTCCCGAGTTGCAGCTTGCGCAGTCCGCTTTCCAAGGTCTCGCCAGTATCGATGCGCACCGAGGGCGGCGGTTTTTTCAGCCAGCCGTCCACTCTCTCGCCATAGCTGTCTCCGCGCATCACGCCCAGCCGGAGCAAGCCCACGCGGCCCAGGTCCTCCAGCTTGGACACCGGCCACTGCGCCTGATGATCGCGCCTGACCCACAGCCGCACCAGCGAGATGCTGTAGCCCGGCACAAAACAGGCGTACGCCTCCCGCTCCTTCGTTCTCAGCGCCTGCATCGCGACATCCAGCGTGCCCAGCCGCAGCTCCTGCAACGTGCGCGACCAGGGCATTCGGCGATAGCTCAGGCGGCAGCCCATATTCGCGGCCGCCTTGCTCAGCAGCTCCACCGAGTAGCCCGCGGGCCGGCCATCCCGTCCCAAGTAATGATACGGCGGCCGCTCCTCCCACCCCACGCTCAAGGGGAGGGGACAGCGCTCAGCCCAAGCCGGCGCGGCGATCAGCATCAGCGCCAAAGCTGTCCGATATTCGATCAAGATCGCCTCCTTGCGAAAAAACGCTTATCCGGCATGCGGATCAAGTCTTCCCTACAATGTAGGATAGAATCTCATGCTGTCAGCTTGGCCTCCATCGACAACACCCAGAGCAAACACACTCAATGGCTTCAACCAATAACACCAAGGGCAACGGCCACCCGGCGCCCGCCGAAGAACTGCCGCTGCCGCCGCCGGAGACCGAGACTTCGCTGGCCAACCAGGCCATCATGCTGGGCGAAACCATCCTGACCATCCAGGCCGGCGGCACGCCGGTTTACGGCATTCTGCAACGCAGCCGGGCCATGACCAGCCAATCGGACTATTTCAGGCTGCAATTCCGCGGCTACGCCAAGGCCGAAGGCCAGCACTGGGTCATGCTCGATGGCGACGACAGCCGTTTCCACGCAGTCTACAACCTGGCCTGGGTGAGAGTGGACAGGCCCAGCAAAACCGTCACCTTCGGCCCCAAGGGCGGCATCCAGTGCAGCCCCGGCATGACAGGCAGCGGCCTGGACACCTATTTGTTCGCCAATGTGATCAACTGGGCCAAGGGGGTCTGCCCGGAATACGCCATCTCCCCGGGCATGGTCTCCATCGGCCAGCCGCCCACCGAAGACGAGAGAGTGCAGAAACATGCCTTCTACGCCGGGCAGGCTTTCCAGTTCGAATGGCAGGATCCGGCGCAACGCACCGGGCTCTATTTCAAGGACAAGGTCAGCAAGCTGCTTGGGGTCTGGAACAAGGACTCGGTCAAGGAATTCGGCGGCGAGGACATGCTGAAGACGCTATCCGGCCTGGATGAAAGCCGGGCGGAGCTGCAGGCGCAGATGGAGCGGCTGGAGAATGCCCATGAAAGCATGAGCCGGGCGCTGCAAAAAGAAAAAAGCACCTCGCAGATCCTGACCGGGGTGCTGATTCTCGTCGCCCTGATTGCCATCTGGGCAGTCATTTAAGCTTCAAAAAGACGCGCCCGCCCGCGCGGCCTGCTCGTAAATCCCCGCCAGGCTGCGCATCAACTGGGCCAGTTCGCCGATAGCCGGATTGGCTACGCCGCCATCGCTAAGCGTAGCCATCAGGCATTGCTCGCGCACTTGGCGATAACGCTCGCACAGTTCCCTCCCCCGCTCGGTCGTGGCGAACAGCACCTCCTTGCCCCGCTTCTCGCTTTTGACATAGCCCGTCTTCACCAGCTTTTTCAGGGCGTAAGACACCACATGGGTATCTTCCATATTCAGCACGAAGCAGATATCGGCCAGTTTCTTCTGCCGCCCGCGGTGATTGACATGGTGGACCAGCAGCACTTCGGTCGGCGTCATATCCTTCTCGCCCGCGGCGGCCATGCACCTCACCATCCAGCGATGGAAGGCGTTGTTGACCACAGTCAGGCTGAATTCGAACTCCGACAATTCGGGACTACGCTCGGACACCAAATGCTGCGATGAGACTATCCTAGGTAAAGCATTTGTCATTTTCGCACTCCCTCGTCACAATGCCCTATCGTTGCCGCTACAATGACAAATTGACGAGAATTTATATAGTATGTATCGGCACAAGCAAATAACCATCAAGCATAAAGATATCGCATAGATATTGCCACCCCAATTTCATGAGCAACTCCTCACTATCGCTATATTGGCTCAGCACCCAGGTGCTGATATTGGAAGCGCCGCCGCCCCACGGCCTGCGCTGCCAGCAAATGATCTGGCGATTAGCCGAAGTCCTGAGAGGGCAAGCCTGGCTGCGCGAGATCGTGCCTGGCATGAACAACCTGACCCTGGAGCTGAGCCCCGACTCTCCGCCCCCATCCCGCCTAGCGGCCAGACTGCAAGACATCTGGAGCCGTTGCGAACAAGAAACGAACCATAGCCGCGGTCGCGAGATCGATATTCCCGTGCGCTATGGCGGCCGCCACGGCCCTGATTTGGACACGGTGGCCCGGCATTGCGGCCTCAGCCCCGACCAGGTCATCGAGAGACACAGCGCGGCGGCTTACATCGTGTACTTTTTAGGTTTCCAGCCTGGATTCGCCTACCTGGGCGGACTCGACCCCTTGCTGGCCACGCCCAGGCGCGACTCGCCGCGGCTGCGCGTGCCGGCCGGCTCCGTCGCCATAGGCGGCGGCCAGACCGGCGTTTACCCGGCCGACTCCCCCGGCGGCTGGCAAATCATAGGCCATACCTCCGTTTCTCTGTTCGACCCCAGGAACAGCGGTTCTCCCAGCCTGCTCTTGCCTGGCGACACGGTGCGCTTTGTGCCGCAGAAAGGCCGCGCATGCTAGACATCATCAAAGCCGGCCCGCAAACCACGGTTCAGGATCTAGGACGCTTCGGCGCGCGCCATCTTGGCATTTGCCGTTGCGGCGCGATGGACGCGCTGTCCCTGCGGCTGGCCAATCGGCTGGTCGGCAATTCAGCCGGCGCCGCCGCGCTGGAAATCACCCTGCCCCCGGCCAGCTTCCGGCTGAGGCGCGACGGCATGCTGGCCTTGACCGGGGCCGACTGCCAGGCCACGCTGGACGACCAGCCGCTCTGGCCGGGCTGGAGAGTGCGTTTTAACGCCGGCCAAATATTGAAACTGTCGGCGCCGCGCGTCGGCATGCGCGCCTATCTGGCGATAGACGGCGGCTTCGCCATACCGGAAGCGCTGGGCTCAGCCAGCACCGATCTGCAAGCCGGGTTCGGCGGCTGGGAAGGCCGCGCGCTGAAGGACGGCGATAGCTTGCCTTTGCGCCCGCCCTTGCCGCCGCGCCGTAAGATAGGCATTTGGCAGCCCCCCGCCTCCGGCCCCATCCGCGTGGTGCCCGGGCCTGAGTTCTCGCGCCTGCCCGCTCAGCAGCAGGAGCGCTTTTGGCGCTCGCCCTGGCTGATCACGCCCAACAGCAACCGGATGGGCTATCGCTTGTCTGGCCCAGCGCTGCAACTGGCGGGCGGCGGCGACATGCCCTCCCACGGCGTGCTGCCCGGGCTGATACAACTGCCGCCGGACGGCCAACCCATCGCGCTGATGGCGGATGCCCAGGCGACCGGCGGCTACCCCCGCCTCGGCATGGTCATCGCCGCCGATCTCTGGCGGCTAGGCCAAGCCAGGCTGGGCAGCGCCTTGCATTTCCAGGCGGTGGATGCCCGCGCCGAAACCGCCGCCGCGCAAACCCTGCAACGGTATCTGGACCGGATAGAAAGGCTGCTCGATGAAAATTGATCTCAACGCCGACCTGGGCGAAGGCTGCTGCAGCGATGCCGAGCTGCTGGCCCTGGTCAGCTCCGCCAACATCGCCTGCGGCTGGCACGCCGGCGACGCGCCGACCATGCGCCAGGCCGTCCGACAGGCGCTGGCCAACGGCGTCGCCATCGGCGCCCATCCCAGCTTTCCCGACCGCGAGCATTTTGGCCGCCGCGAAATGGCATTGCCCTTGGAGGACGTTCGCGCCGGCATGCTGTACCAGCTAGGCGCGCTGGACGCCATTGTCCGCGCCGAAGGCGGACAGCTGCGCCACGTCAAACCGCACGGCGCGCTGTACAACCAGGCGGCCCGCGAACCCGCGCTGGCGGCTTGCCTGGCGCAAGCCATCCGCGACTTCAATCCCGGGCTGCGCGTCGTAGGCCTCGCCGGCAGCTTGTTCATTGAGGCCTGCCGCGCAGAAGGCCTGGCCGTCTGGCGGGAAGCCTTCGCCGATCGCGGCTACCGCGCCGACGGCAGCCTGGTGCCGCGCGGCCAGCCGGGCGACTTGCTGACATCGGAAGACACCGTGCTGAGCCAGGTCGGCGACATGGTCCAAAACCAGCGCGTGCTGTCCATCGAGGGCCGAA
The Chromobacterium sp. IIBBL 290-4 DNA segment above includes these coding regions:
- a CDS encoding GNAT family N-acetyltransferase, translated to MIDDIVSPRLMLRHLDAAGLQACLRGDAGAAARTLGFPPDADWLRERELMAMRLQDMADDPAYAPWSVRAMLRRDDLAMVGHINFHTRPGHPYLNGYGDVELGYAVYPAFRRRGYAREALLAMAGWAAAQGGVKRLVLSIEPGNLPSQALAAQLGFSKVGQVRDEDGCEDVLTADWPLSGVCV
- a CDS encoding thiamine ABC transporter substrate binding subunit, giving the protein MKLQSKLVVLALSLAGLSAQAAELRVLAHSSFSLDKQQLAAFEKQTGAKVSIIKAGDAGEMVNKLILTKSNPIADVVFGIDNSLIGKAEQAGALAPLPAELAKRGKVSLPGAAAIDYGYVALNYDKAWFAKNKLPLPKTLSDLTQPAYKNLLVVENPATSSPGLAFLASTIHAFGEDKAFALWGKLRDNGLKVSKGWTEAYYTDFSKNGGSRPIVLSYATSPAAEVFYSKEKLADAPTGNLFLQGGVFRQVEGAALVKGGKEAKVAQQFIAFLRSDAVQKDIPTRMWMYPALDNIALDPVYKHAEQPAAHDTPDSAVLAAKQRGWVSRWTRVVLKSGN
- a CDS encoding DUF1800 family protein; protein product: MLKKIFLASVLCALPLAALADIGVDGARHLLLRTGFGANPAQIAALAPLSREAAVDKILAGVRTQAVTPPPGWANDPFERPGQPGLSEDQKKALQQERNQHAVELRSWWLTEMRDTPSPLTEKMTLFWHNHFVSALDKVRSPQMMYQQNLLLRHYALGNFGQLLHAVARDPAMMRYLDTANNRKEQPNENFAREVMELFTLGEGHYSEQDIREAARAFTGWGLDHDDQFIVRPRLRDSGEKVIFGQRGNFDGDDVIELLLQQPQTSVFITNKLWRNFVSPTPDPAAAAKLANDFRHNHYQLKPLMRALLLSPQFWRSQGQLVKSPVELTIGTLVTFDLTPPDWRVIAGLNRQLGQDVFAPPNVKGWPGGEAWINSATLLTRKQFLDRIAHDAAPARDAFAQADGSMNEMAGREARINRFVAKGVASMKLQPDEWAAIYDARRAGDAARLLLAVPPANPLPPDASGAKAIAQLLLDPAYQVE
- a CDS encoding DUF1501 domain-containing protein, encoding MFKRREFLKAAGAGLMMSILPNLSWALAPAGYKRLLVLVELKGGNDGLNTVVPYASADYYRLRPGIAIAREQVLQINGEIGLHPSLAPLMPLWQDKQLALLQGVGYPDPNLSHFRSIEIWDTASASQQFLTEGWLTRLFREQPTPKNFAADGVVLSSQVLGPLDGGARAVVLSNPQDFARQAKLVADQQPGHAGSALEHILKVEGDIRQAAASLAPLPRTAPSEAPTAGPKPNGGFGNAVRTLTDTLARGVDIAVARITLTGFDTHGNQQPVQARLLAELADGLAQLRSEMTRLGRWDDTLVLSYAEFGRRPRENGNRGTDHGTANVHFALGGRVNGGLFGQTPQLAGVSEGNLQHAIDFRQLYATAMESWWGKDSRNVLGGRFAALPLLRG
- a CDS encoding ABC transporter substrate-binding protein translates to MIEYRTALALMLIAAPAWAERCPLPLSVGWEERPPYHYLGRDGRPAGYSVELLSKAAANMGCRLSYRRMPWSRTLQELRLGTLDVAMQALRTKEREAYACFVPGYSISLVRLWVRRDHQAQWPVSKLEDLGRVGLLRLGVMRGDSYGERVDGWLKKPPPSVRIDTGETLESGLRKLQLGRVDLLLATMDTVPNELARLPQQPAIVALPPVWRVGGAFYVFSKSSVSPALCGAFSAQLLRMKRDGTVDKLYRSHFSMAYPDP
- a CDS encoding winged helix DNA-binding protein is translated as MSERSPELSEFEFSLTVVNNAFHRWMVRCMAAAGEKDMTPTEVLLVHHVNHRGRQKKLADICFVLNMEDTHVVSYALKKLVKTGYVKSEKRGKEVLFATTERGRELCERYRQVREQCLMATLSDGGVANPAIGELAQLMRSLAGIYEQAARAGASF
- the pxpB gene encoding 5-oxoprolinase subunit PxpB; translated protein: MSNSSLSLYWLSTQVLILEAPPPHGLRCQQMIWRLAEVLRGQAWLREIVPGMNNLTLELSPDSPPPSRLAARLQDIWSRCEQETNHSRGREIDIPVRYGGRHGPDLDTVARHCGLSPDQVIERHSAAAYIVYFLGFQPGFAYLGGLDPLLATPRRDSPRLRVPAGSVAIGGGQTGVYPADSPGGWQIIGHTSVSLFDPRNSGSPSLLLPGDTVRFVPQKGRAC
- a CDS encoding biotin-dependent carboxyltransferase family protein; this translates as MLDIIKAGPQTTVQDLGRFGARHLGICRCGAMDALSLRLANRLVGNSAGAAALEITLPPASFRLRRDGMLALTGADCQATLDDQPLWPGWRVRFNAGQILKLSAPRVGMRAYLAIDGGFAIPEALGSASTDLQAGFGGWEGRALKDGDSLPLRPPLPPRRKIGIWQPPASGPIRVVPGPEFSRLPAQQQERFWRSPWLITPNSNRMGYRLSGPALQLAGGGDMPSHGVLPGLIQLPPDGQPIALMADAQATGGYPRLGMVIAADLWRLGQARLGSALHFQAVDARAETAAAQTLQRYLDRIERLLDEN
- the pxpA gene encoding 5-oxoprolinase subunit PxpA; translated protein: MKIDLNADLGEGCCSDAELLALVSSANIACGWHAGDAPTMRQAVRQALANGVAIGAHPSFPDREHFGRREMALPLEDVRAGMLYQLGALDAIVRAEGGQLRHVKPHGALYNQAAREPALAACLAQAIRDFNPGLRVVGLAGSLFIEACRAEGLAVWREAFADRGYRADGSLVPRGQPGDLLTSEDTVLSQVGDMVQNQRVLSIEGRSVPLRAQTLCLHGDGPHALAFARRLRQYLESLGVEISAE